A part of Gemmatimonadota bacterium genomic DNA contains:
- a CDS encoding glyoxalase translates to MIKSLHHAQITVPRGAEDAAREFYCGILGLPEIEKPESLKARGGLWLQVGDRQVHVGIEEGVDRLATKAHLAYEVTDISFWRSLLAEAGVEIEKSIAISGIDRFEFRDPFGNRVEILMQT, encoded by the coding sequence ATGATTAAGAGCTTACACCACGCACAGATTACGGTACCCAGGGGCGCTGAGGATGCTGCGAGGGAGTTCTATTGCGGCATTTTAGGGTTACCCGAAATCGAGAAGCCGGAATCGCTTAAGGCCCGAGGTGGATTGTGGTTGCAAGTCGGTGATCGCCAGGTTCACGTAGGAATCGAAGAAGGCGTGGATCGGCTGGCTACCAAGGCACACCTGGCCTACGAGGTGACAGACATCTCTTTTTGGAGGTCTCTGCTTGCTGAGGCGGGCGTCGAGATAGAAAAATCCATCGCAATTTCCGGCATCGATCGCTTCGAATTTCGGGATCCTTTTGGGAATCGAGTTGAAATCCTCATGCAGACTTAA
- a CDS encoding class I SAM-dependent methyltransferase → MDDRAFSEIRDMLDQGIAVKKTREQVNQGFRDVPDAFNFFSNASKVSPDFQYTHELLFRTMATLVPSAPSVLDLGAGTGRLSKLVLGRFPQSQITLLDISEKLLTEAARRLEETGAEFRTVVGDLFADDDVQLEADSFDCVVSSYALCHGRLESEYEGLYARIRNWIKPGGCFLCLDHVHGSKAELTMLGFEDWAELLRRNFPEDRVEPILKNSLIEDSPLDIPHHLSLLSKVGFERVDVLWKKGLFALYGGFGKAEETRH, encoded by the coding sequence ATGGACGATCGTGCGTTTTCAGAGATTCGGGATATGCTGGATCAAGGAATTGCCGTCAAGAAAACGCGGGAGCAAGTTAACCAGGGGTTTCGAGATGTGCCCGACGCTTTCAATTTTTTTTCAAATGCGAGCAAGGTCTCACCCGACTTCCAATACACGCACGAACTCCTGTTTCGAACTATGGCCACCCTTGTTCCGTCTGCCCCTTCCGTTCTGGACCTGGGAGCTGGAACGGGCAGGCTCTCGAAGCTTGTTTTGGGTCGGTTTCCCCAGAGCCAGATTACGCTCTTGGATATATCGGAAAAGCTTCTGACGGAAGCAGCGAGACGGCTGGAAGAGACCGGTGCCGAGTTCAGAACCGTTGTCGGGGATTTGTTCGCAGATGATGACGTACAACTTGAAGCCGATTCGTTCGATTGTGTGGTCTCATCGTATGCGCTGTGTCATGGCAGACTAGAATCGGAATACGAGGGTCTATACGCACGGATTCGCAATTGGATCAAGCCAGGCGGATGCTTTCTGTGTCTTGACCACGTTCACGGCTCAAAAGCAGAACTGACCATGCTTGGATTCGAAGATTGGGCTGAGTTGCTTCGACGGAACTTTCCAGAAGATAGAGTTGAGCCGATCCTGAAGAACTCTTTGATAGAAGATTCTCCGTTGGATATTCCTCATCATCTCTCTCTGCTATCAAAAGTCGGGTTTGAGAGAGTTGATGTGCTTTGGAAGAAAGGTCTGTTCGCTCTCTACGGAGGCTTCGGAAAGGCGGAAGAAACCCGACACTGA
- a CDS encoding GNAT family N-acetyltransferase: protein MTYQDTTDGIGSDNLKGFFVGWPNPPSPETHLRILQGSDYVVLAVSSEGKVIGFISAISDGVSCAYIPHLEMLPEWQGKGIGSELVRRMVRKLKDLYMIDLICDQQVQRFYERLGFEKAPGMIVRNFEQQACD, encoded by the coding sequence ATTACATATCAAGACACTACCGACGGGATCGGATCAGACAATCTAAAGGGGTTCTTTGTCGGATGGCCTAACCCTCCCTCTCCCGAGACGCATCTAAGAATCCTACAGGGAAGCGACTACGTGGTTCTTGCAGTTTCTTCTGAGGGGAAGGTGATTGGCTTCATCAGTGCCATATCGGACGGTGTTTCGTGCGCCTATATCCCACATCTTGAGATGCTGCCGGAATGGCAAGGGAAAGGCATCGGATCTGAGCTGGTCAGACGCATGGTTCGAAAGCTCAAAGATCTCTACATGATTGACCTGATCTGTGACCAGCAGGTCCAGAGATTCTACGAGAGACTTGGATTCGAGAAAGCTCCTGGAATGATCGTGAGGAACTTTGAGCAGCAAGCGTGTGACTGA